A genomic segment from Salmo trutta unplaced genomic scaffold, fSalTru1.1, whole genome shotgun sequence encodes:
- the LOC115187747 gene encoding gasdermin-E isoform X1, with protein sequence MNIQPETRSTTIMISKAVKSMLKEVDSNGSLIPVSSLNDSSGKLNLLSLIVKTRPRCGCFWQEPKYQSRGFSLSDVLKPGEHEDKPLNPDVKESDFVDHSGTFGDKKEINSEGNVEGLAADLKLNLDLKCSNEQESSFGRLKKEEVEVKELVNYSKDKRLDMTHPVIKQTRGKPRAILGVLTERIMTSQPCPVTNKVQKRGNVGATVSACVALSMKASMKQSGSTQTESDVSLKIPEYTVIAFSLIELKVKCNGKFDLCLFSNNGGFEKVRSNYEMEEDGIMDLVEDFAANSPLNLNKELEKLSGHFQVLSVLPAATRSSLLQLFKTTMEDREAVSVLESVLDQTCDGETPDLGDLEESERETVQAILDLVDQCVGKDEDEFRSSLLSAIHLIVSAMDGMTDEGLSVLGSCCSPPVLQALQILVQHVAAGSGETLSLRDAGLAVLTEEEVFGRTESLFGHSKVTLKREEDTLRTEMKDQPGYLPLVMSITVKGLASLL encoded by the exons ATGAACATCCAG CCAGAAACACGATCCACCACCATCATGATTTCCAAGGCCGTAAAATCCATGTTGAAGGAAGTAGATTCTAACGGTAGCCTGATCCCTGTGTCCAGTCTGAACGACAGCTCTGGTAAACTGAATCTCCTCTCACTCATTGTGAAGACCAGGCCCAGATGTGGATGCTTCTGGCAGGAACCCAAATACCAGTCCAGAGGCTTTTCCCTGAGTGATGTGCTGAAGCCTGGAGAACATGAAGACAAACCTTTAAACCCAG ATGTGAAGGAGTCTGATTTCGTGGACCACAGTGGGACATTTGGTGACAAGAAAGAAATCAACTCAGAAGGAAATGTGGAGGGATTGGCTGCTGATTTAAAACTTAACTTGGACTTAAAATGCTCCAACGAACAGGAGTCGTCCTTTGGCAGActgaagaaagaggaggtggaagTGAAGGAGTTGGTTAACTACTCGAAAGACAA ACGTCTGGACATGACCCACCCTGTGATCAAGCAGACCCGGGGGAAGCCCAGGGCAATATTAGGGGTGTTGACGGAGAGGATTATGACATCACAACCTTGCCCGGTCACAAACAAAGTCCAGAAGCGTGGCAATGTAGGAGCCACCGTGAGCGCCTGCGTGGCCCTGAGTATGAAG GCCTCTATGAAGCAGAGTGGCAGTACTCAGACAGAAAGTGATGTGTCGCTGAAGATTCCTGAATATACTGTCATTGCCTTCAGTCTGATTGAACTCAAGGTCAAATGCAATGGAAAGTTTG atctgtgcctcttcTCCAACAATGGGGGCTTTGAAAAAGTTAGGTCAAATTACGAGATGGAAGAGGATGGAATTATGGACCTGGTAGAGGACTTTGCTGCCAACAGCCCCCTAAATCTGAACAAAG AACTGGAGAAACTGAGTGGTCATTTCCAGGTGCTGTCAGTCCTGCCAGCAGCCACACGTTCCTCTCTGCTCCAGCTCTTCAAGACAACCATGGAGGACAGAGAGGCAGTCAGTGTGCTGGAGAGTGTG ctggaTCAGACGTGTGATGGTGAGACTCCTGACCTGGGTGATCTGGAAGAGTCTGAGAGGGAAACAGTCCAGGCCATACTGGATCTTGTAGACCAATGTGTTGGGAAGGATGAGGATGAGTTCAGATCCTCACTTCTCAGTGCCATCCACCTCATTGTCAGTGCCATGGACG GAATGACAGATGAGGGTCTCTCTGTGTTGGGATCCTGTTGCAGTCCTCCAGTCTTACAGGCCCTGCAGATCCTG GTGCAGCATGTGGCAGCAGGGAGTGGGGAGACCCTCTCTCTGAGAGATGCAGGTCTGGCTGTTCTGACTGAGGAGGAGGTGTTTGGGAGGACAGAGAGTCTCTTTGGTCACTCTAAAGTTACactgaagagagaggaggacacactGAGGACAGAGATGAAGGACCAGCCTGGATACCTTCCTCTGGTCATGAGTATCACTGTGAAAGGCCTGGCCTCTTTACtgtaa
- the LOC115187747 gene encoding gasdermin-E isoform X2 — protein MISKAVKSMLKEVDSNGSLIPVSSLNDSSGKLNLLSLIVKTRPRCGCFWQEPKYQSRGFSLSDVLKPGEHEDKPLNPDVKESDFVDHSGTFGDKKEINSEGNVEGLAADLKLNLDLKCSNEQESSFGRLKKEEVEVKELVNYSKDKRLDMTHPVIKQTRGKPRAILGVLTERIMTSQPCPVTNKVQKRGNVGATVSACVALSMKASMKQSGSTQTESDVSLKIPEYTVIAFSLIELKVKCNGKFDLCLFSNNGGFEKVRSNYEMEEDGIMDLVEDFAANSPLNLNKELEKLSGHFQVLSVLPAATRSSLLQLFKTTMEDREAVSVLESVLDQTCDGETPDLGDLEESERETVQAILDLVDQCVGKDEDEFRSSLLSAIHLIVSAMDGMTDEGLSVLGSCCSPPVLQALQILVQHVAAGSGETLSLRDAGLAVLTEEEVFGRTESLFGHSKVTLKREEDTLRTEMKDQPGYLPLVMSITVKGLASLL, from the exons ATGATTTCCAAGGCCGTAAAATCCATGTTGAAGGAAGTAGATTCTAACGGTAGCCTGATCCCTGTGTCCAGTCTGAACGACAGCTCTGGTAAACTGAATCTCCTCTCACTCATTGTGAAGACCAGGCCCAGATGTGGATGCTTCTGGCAGGAACCCAAATACCAGTCCAGAGGCTTTTCCCTGAGTGATGTGCTGAAGCCTGGAGAACATGAAGACAAACCTTTAAACCCAG ATGTGAAGGAGTCTGATTTCGTGGACCACAGTGGGACATTTGGTGACAAGAAAGAAATCAACTCAGAAGGAAATGTGGAGGGATTGGCTGCTGATTTAAAACTTAACTTGGACTTAAAATGCTCCAACGAACAGGAGTCGTCCTTTGGCAGActgaagaaagaggaggtggaagTGAAGGAGTTGGTTAACTACTCGAAAGACAA ACGTCTGGACATGACCCACCCTGTGATCAAGCAGACCCGGGGGAAGCCCAGGGCAATATTAGGGGTGTTGACGGAGAGGATTATGACATCACAACCTTGCCCGGTCACAAACAAAGTCCAGAAGCGTGGCAATGTAGGAGCCACCGTGAGCGCCTGCGTGGCCCTGAGTATGAAG GCCTCTATGAAGCAGAGTGGCAGTACTCAGACAGAAAGTGATGTGTCGCTGAAGATTCCTGAATATACTGTCATTGCCTTCAGTCTGATTGAACTCAAGGTCAAATGCAATGGAAAGTTTG atctgtgcctcttcTCCAACAATGGGGGCTTTGAAAAAGTTAGGTCAAATTACGAGATGGAAGAGGATGGAATTATGGACCTGGTAGAGGACTTTGCTGCCAACAGCCCCCTAAATCTGAACAAAG AACTGGAGAAACTGAGTGGTCATTTCCAGGTGCTGTCAGTCCTGCCAGCAGCCACACGTTCCTCTCTGCTCCAGCTCTTCAAGACAACCATGGAGGACAGAGAGGCAGTCAGTGTGCTGGAGAGTGTG ctggaTCAGACGTGTGATGGTGAGACTCCTGACCTGGGTGATCTGGAAGAGTCTGAGAGGGAAACAGTCCAGGCCATACTGGATCTTGTAGACCAATGTGTTGGGAAGGATGAGGATGAGTTCAGATCCTCACTTCTCAGTGCCATCCACCTCATTGTCAGTGCCATGGACG GAATGACAGATGAGGGTCTCTCTGTGTTGGGATCCTGTTGCAGTCCTCCAGTCTTACAGGCCCTGCAGATCCTG GTGCAGCATGTGGCAGCAGGGAGTGGGGAGACCCTCTCTCTGAGAGATGCAGGTCTGGCTGTTCTGACTGAGGAGGAGGTGTTTGGGAGGACAGAGAGTCTCTTTGGTCACTCTAAAGTTACactgaagagagaggaggacacactGAGGACAGAGATGAAGGACCAGCCTGGATACCTTCCTCTGGTCATGAGTATCACTGTGAAAGGCCTGGCCTCTTTACtgtaa